In Afipia carboxidovorans OM5, the sequence CAAGATGCCGGTGATGGACGGCATTGCGCTCTCGCTCGCCGTCGCGCGGGACTACCCGCGACTCACCATTCTGCTGATGACGGGATTTGCCGATCAACGCGAGCGCGCCTCGGGGTTAGAGGCCATCGTTCATGATGTGGTGACAAAGCCGTTCGCGATCGCGGATATCCGCACCGCTGTCGCTGAAGCGCTCGGTGCGCGCGCGAGCGTCTAGAGCTTTGACGCGTTTTCTTCATGCGAACCGGTTTCCACTTCGCTTGAAAACGCTCTAGTAATCCTTCAACAGGCGCTCGATATATTCGAGCTCGAGCTGCGGACGGGCGTTGTCGCCAAGCCGGCGCCGCAGTTCTTCAAGAATACGACGCACGCGCTGCACGTCGATCTCGCCCGGGATTTTCACACTCTGGTCGTCGCTATAGTCGCGCCCTTTCAACGGCCGCCCGAGCGGGTCGGTCTGCTCGCCACCACTCTGCTGGCCAAAACGGTTGCTCTGCCCGTTCTCGCCGTCCTGACCCTGTTGCGCCATATTTTTCGCGCCTTTTTTCAGAGCCTCAATCGCACGACCCTGCGCGTCCACCGCGCTACCGGCACGGCCTTCGCCGAGCTCGCTGCCTGCCTCGCCCATCGCACTGTCCGCATCACCGAGCGGATTGCCTTCTCCGGGTTCGCCATCCTCACCGGGCTGTGACGGGGTCATGCCCTTCTGCTTCATGTCGTCGAGGAGTTTCTGCAGACGCTCGCGCAAAGCCTGCTGATCGCGCTGCAGGTTCTGCATTCCGCCTTCGCCCTCCTGCTGCTCGCCCTGCGGCGTGCGTGAGTTCTGGCCTTCGTTGTAGGTCTTGTCGCGCAACTGCTGCTGCTTGCGCGCGAGGTCGCTGAGTTCGTTCAGCGCCTGCCGCATCTCCTGATCGCCCTCGCCGGGCTGCGCCATCTGCAGATTTTCCAGCATCCGCTGCAACTGTTCGAGCAATTGCTGCGCGGCTTCCTTGTCACCGGAGCGCGACAGCTTCTCCATGCGATCGATCATGGCCTTGAGATCGCGCTCGCTCATCACGCGCGCATTGCGGTCGAGCGGCCGCGTGGCTTGCTGCGGGTTCTGCTGCATCTGCTGGGCAAGCTGGCGCAGATAATCGTTAAGCGCGGCGCGCAGGTCCTCGGTGAGCTTGCGGATTTCCTCATCGGACGCGCCACGCTCCAGCGCCTGCTTCAAGGCATCCTGCGCAGCGCGCAAGGCCTTCTCGGCGTCGCTCGTATTGCTGTCCTCGATCGCCACCGCGAGCGCCCACAGATTGTCGACGGTGCCGCGCAGCGCCTCGCGCGTGTTGGCGCGGGCAAGCTGATCGGCGACGGAATGCAGACCAAGGTAGACGCCCGATTCCGGGGTAAAGGCCTGCGGCGCAATCAACAGCGCCTCCAGTGCGATCATCACCAGCGGCTTCTGACCCGCATCGGAGGCCAGCGCACGCCGCTGCTCGATCAACGCGCGCGCCAGTGGCTTGTTGAAGATGCGCTGCGGCAGCCGCATGTCGAACGGCTCGCTCATGCCTTCATTGCCGGCATCGTCTTTCGCCACCAGCCGCAGCGTCACATCCGCGCCCGCGAAGGGATGCCCGCTCAGATCCTTCACGGTCTGACCGACGCCGCTCTTCGCCCGCGCGCTCGGCAAACCGAGTGCGAATTCGATCGGGTCGTACAATGGCGAAGTGGCTTTTTCCGGCGAGCCATCGTCCTGACGTCGCAAGACAATGCGCGCCTGTGCCTGCGTGACGCCGTAGTCGTCTTCGAGCTTGTAGGACAGCGACAGGCCGCCATGCGCCTGGCGCTCCGGGTCTTTCGCCAACGCAATCGTCGGCGCGCGATCGGGAATGGCGGTGAACGTCCATTGCGACAGCGAGAGCGGAGAGCGCACACGCGCCGTGCCGTCGCCGGTGATGGCGAAGCGCCGCTCGTCAGCGCCCTCAGGTTTGCCCTTGAGTTTTTCCTTGGGCTTATCGTCCTTGTCCTCGGCAGTCGCGATGCCGCCGCTCACATTGACCTCAAGCGAGCCGCCGCTTGCACGGACGACGAGGTTGCTGCCGGCCGGCACTGAAATCGCGCCGGCATCGGCGGCGGTCTTCTGTGCACCCGAGATCACGACCGGCGGGCGGTTGGTGTAGGGCGGAGGGTCGATCCAGGCATCGACGCGGACCTCGACACCGGAGAAAGCACCGTTCCAATCGAACGCCTGCATCAGGCGAAGGCCGCGCTCGTCACCGGCCGCGATGAAGGTTGCGATCAGAAGAAGGATCGCAACGGCGCGCGTTGCAAAAGGATCGAAGCGCCGCACGCCGGGTGAGGGCCAGCGGGCACGGATGCGGTCGAGCGCCGCGCGCATGCGGGTGCGCTGCGCACTCCACAAAGCCTGCGCAACTTGATCCTCGGACGTGAGCGTATCGGTCAGCGTCGTTGCAGGCCGATGCGCTATGCCGGAATCAAGATCGAGGCGATGCAGCGCCTCGTCCCGGCTGGGCCAGCGCAGCGTGACAAACGGAACCAGAGTCACAATGAAGGCGATCGCAAAAAGCACGACGCCCCCGATCCGCACAGGGAGCGGCACGATGCTCCAGAGGCCCGCCCATGAGGCGGCAAGGAATAACCCGACAACCGTCAGCACGCGCGTCAGCGGCGGCCACAGCCGTTCCCACGCGATCGCAAGCTGCGCGCGCTGCACCGCCCGTCTGATCTTCTGCTGCAGAGCGTCTTCCCCCGAGGGAGGCGTCTGCGGGGAATGGGAAGGCTCGCCGGCCACGACAATCTCCGTTGGACGAAGATAAGCCTATCACGGTGCCGCTAATGAGGCACGGCGGGAACCGGTCGCACAAAGCCGCCGATGGCTCACAGCCACGTTAAGTTCACAGCCATGGGGCGATCTGATCCAGTGCGATCAATTGTGCGGCATCGACCCTAGGCCGGACCACGGCATAGTCACCGCCCTTGACCAGAACCTCCGGCACCAGCGGCCGGGTGTTGTAGGTGCCGGCCTGGACCGCGCCGTAAGCGCCCGAGGACATCACCGCGACAAGGTCGCCGGCCGCAAGTGCCGGCAGGCGGCGGCCAAGTGCCAGATAATCGCCGGTTTCGCAGACCGGTCCGACCACATCCGCGACCAGCGAGGGGTCATTTGGCGCCGCTTCCCGGACGGGGAGGATATCGTGATGGGCCTCATATAGCGTCGGCCGGATGAGGTCGTTCATGGCCGCATCTATTATGACAAAATTGCGTCCTTCGCCGTGCTTCACATAGATCACGCGGCTGACGAGAATTCCGGCATTGCCGACGATCATCCGCCCCGGCTCGAACAGGAGACGGCAGTCGTCGAGCCCCCTGGTGACGCGCTTCACCACCTCGGCATAGGCGGCGGGGGTCGGCGGCACCGGCAGGTCGCTCTCGTAGGGGATGCCGAGACCGCCGCCGAAATCGATATGGTCGATGGCGTGGCCGTCGGCGCGCAGCGTGCGGACGAAATCGACCAGCAAGGCGAACGCGGCTTCGAGCGGTGCAAGATCGGTGATCTGGCTGCCGATGTGCATATCGACGCCGGTGAGCCGAATGCCCGGCAGCTTCGCCGCCCGCGCATACACACCGCGCGCACGCGACAGCGGAATGCCGAACTTGTTCTCCGACTTGCCGGTCGAGATTTTTGCGTGACCGCCCGCGCCGATATCGGGATTGAGCCGCAGCGAGACGCGCGCGACCTGTCCCGTCTCATCCGCCACGCGGGAGAGCAGATCAAGCTCGGGCTCGGACTCGACGTTGATGCAGAGAATGTTTTCAGCAAGCGCCTGACGCAGTTCGCCTTCCGTCTTGCCGACGCCGGAGAACACAATCTTGTCGGCGGGAATGCCGGCCGCCCGCGCGCGCATCAGTTCGCCGCCGGAGACGACGTCGGCGCCCGCGCCGAGCCGCGCCAGCGTGCGCAGCACCGACTGATTGGAGTTCGCCTTCATCGCATAGCAGACGAGCGTATCGACCCCAGCGAAGGCTTCAGTGAAGACGCGGTAGTGCCGCTCCAGCGTCGCGGTCGAATAGCAATAGAACGGCGTGCCGAGTTGTTCGGCGAGACGGCCGATATCGACGTCCTCGGCATGAAGAACGCCGTTACGATATTGGAAGTGATGCATGGCGGCTCAATCCAAGAGTGGATCACTCCAGGAGGGGATCGAGGAAGATGCGTTTCTTCTCGCCGCGGGGCGCGATGATCTGCCGGCCGTTGCTGCTGCCACCAGGCGCGAACAGCGTTTCGTCCGCCGACGTACTGGGAGCGGCCTGCGTGCGATAGGGCTGCGACGTGCCCTCCTCCGCGGCCGGTGACACGGCGGCGTTCGGCGGCAGATCGAGCGGGCCCTTCCGGCCGCAACCGCCAAGCGCGAACGCGGACACGATGAGACCGACAGCGGCAAGCTTCGACCAGGAGAGCTGAGAGACGAGAGAGTTCACGGCGAGTTTCCTGAATGGGGCCGCACCATACAAAGAACGGCCCCGGCTGGCGAGGCCCCTGCCCCGCCAATCCTCACTGGGTCAGGTCGATTTTTGCTCTTTTTCCAGCCGCATCAGCCAGTTCTTGGCCTGCCCGCGCACATTCTCCGGCGCCGTGCCGCCGAAACTGGTGCGGCTGTTGACCGAGGCCTCGACCGACAACACGCCGAACACGGCGTCGGTGATCGCGGGCTCCACCGCCTGCATGTCGGCGAGCGGAAGCTTGTGCAGGGCGACACCGGCCTCGGCCGCCTTGGAGACGATCCGGCCGGTGACGTGATGCGCCTCGCGGAACGGCATCTTCAGCGTCCGCACCAGCCAGTCGGCAAGGTCGGTCGCCGTGGCATAGCCCTCGCCGGCCGCAACCTTCATCCGCGCCTCGTCGGGCTCGAGATCGAGCACCATGCCGGTGATGGCGCGCACCGCAAGCGACAGCGCCGCGAAGGCTTCCATCGCGCCCGCTTTATCCTCCTGCATGTCCTTCTGATAGGCAAGCGGCAGGCCCTTCATGACGATGAGCAGCGCGGTCAGCGAGCCGATGATGCGGCCGGTCTTGGCACGCACGAGTTCGGCCGCGTCCGGATTGCGCTTCTGCGGCATGATCGAGGAGCCTGTCGTGAACTTGTCCGACAGATGCACGAGACCGACCAGCGGCGACGTCCAGATCACGATCTCTTCAGCAAAACGTGACAGATGCATCGCCGCGATCGAACACGCCGCCAGTGTCTCCAACACGAAGTCGCGATCGGAGACAGCATCGAGCGAATTGCCCATTGGCCGCTCGAAGCCAAGCGCCGCAGCAGTGGCACGGCGATCGATCGGGAACGAGGTGCCGGCAAGCGCCGCCGCACCGAGCGGGCTTTCGTTGAGGCGCTTCCGTGCGTCAGTGAAGCGGCCGCGATCGCGTCCGACCATCTCGACATAAGCGAGCAGATGATGGCCGAACGTCACCGGCTGCGCGGTCTGCAGATGGGTGAAGCCTGGCATGACCGTTGCGGCATGTTCGAGCGCGCGCTTCACCAGCGCCCGCTGCAGCGAGGCGAGATCGGCGTCGAAGGAATCGATGGCATCGCGCACATAGAGGCGGAAGTCGGTCGCGACCTGATCGTTGCGCGAGCGCGCGGTATGAAGCCGCCCGGCCGCAGGGCCGATCAATTCGCCGAGCCGGCTCTCGACATTCATATGAATGTCCTCGAGTGCGCGCTTGAAGGTAAAGCGGCCCGCTTTGATCTCTGACAAAATCGTGTCTAGACCGTTCGTGATATTCTTCGCATCACTGGCCGTGATAATGCCCTGCGCCGCCAGCATGGCGGCGTGGGCTTTTGACGCGGCGATGTCCTGGGCATAGAGGTGCTGATCAACATCGATCGAAACGTTGATTTCCTCCATGATCGCATCGGGGCTTTCTCCAAAGCGGCCACCCCACATCTTGTTGCTCATGACTGCCCGCCCTGACTTCGCCTTCAATCCACACTAGATACAGCGCACGATGACCGAGCAGACCAAACCTACCCGTTCCCGCATGTCCATGGCGCTCGCCGCCGTCCTGGTGGGCGTCGGCGGCGCCACCGTGGCGATATACGGGATGGGTGGCCTGCAAGGCAATGCATCCAGCGACCCGGTTTGCCGTCCGGCGGTCGATCTGGCCAAGAAAATCAAGCCATTGGCCCATGGCGAACTGGCCGCATTAACCATGGCCTCGAAGCCGCTGCAGGTGCCGGACCTCACTTTCAATGACGCCACGGGCGCTTCGCGCAAGCTGTCGGATTTCCGCGGGCGCACCCTGCTGGTCAATCTGTGGGCGACCTGGTGCGTGCCCTGCCGCAAGGAGATGCCGGCCCTCGCCGAACTTCAGGCGAAGCTCGGCGGCCCGAATTTCGAGGTGGTCGCGATCAACATCGACACCCGCGATCCTGAAAAACCGAGAGAGTTTCTCAAGGACGGCAATCTCTCGACGCTTGGCTATTTCCACGACAACAGCGCCAAAGTCTTTCAAGACCTGAAAGCCGCTGGCCGCGCGCTCGGCATGCCGACCTCGATGCTGGTCGACAGTTCCGGCTGCGAAATCGCCACCCTCGCCGGCCCGGCCGAATGGGCAAGCGAAGACGCGATCAAGCTCGTGACCGCCACCACCGCGCCATAGGCCGCAGCGGCATCACTTTCCCGCCGCCTCAAGGTTGCTACGTTTCCTCTGCACGATCGCCGCCCACGCGGCAACATTGGGAGGATTCACATGCAATATGTCGACGGATTCATCGTTCCGGTCCCGAAGAAGAACCTCACCGCCTATCGCGCGCTGGCACGTAAAGCCGGCAAGATCTGGCGCGAGCACGGCGCGCTCGATTACCGCGAGTGCGTCGCCGAGGACGTGAAGATGGGCAAGCAGACCTCGTTCCCGCGCAGCGTGAAGCGCAAGCCGAACGAGACCGTGGTGCTTTCGTGGATCGTCTACAAGTCGCGTGCCCATCGCGACCGCGTCAACGCCAAGGTGATGAAAGACCCGCGATTGACCGGCATGATTGACCCCAA encodes:
- the tlpA gene encoding thiol:disulfide interchange protein TlpA, which encodes MTEQTKPTRSRMSMALAAVLVGVGGATVAIYGMGGLQGNASSDPVCRPAVDLAKKIKPLAHGELAALTMASKPLQVPDLTFNDATGASRKLSDFRGRTLLVNLWATWCVPCRKEMPALAELQAKLGGPNFEVVAINIDTRDPEKPREFLKDGNLSTLGYFHDNSAKVFQDLKAAGRALGMPTSMLVDSSGCEIATLAGPAEWASEDAIKLVTATTAP
- the lptM gene encoding LPS translocon maturation chaperone LptM encodes the protein MNSLVSQLSWSKLAAVGLIVSAFALGGCGRKGPLDLPPNAAVSPAAEEGTSQPYRTQAAPSTSADETLFAPGGSSNGRQIIAPRGEKKRIFLDPLLE
- a CDS encoding response regulator yields the protein MAKILIVDDEESMRLLVARAITMDGHEIATAQDGAEALDLVVRANGAFDLLLTDIKMPVMDGIALSLAVARDYPRLTILLMTGFADQRERASGLEAIVHDVVTKPFAIADIRTAVAEALGARASV
- a CDS encoding TIGR02302 family protein; translation: MAGEPSHSPQTPPSGEDALQQKIRRAVQRAQLAIAWERLWPPLTRVLTVVGLFLAASWAGLWSIVPLPVRIGGVVLFAIAFIVTLVPFVTLRWPSRDEALHRLDLDSGIAHRPATTLTDTLTSEDQVAQALWSAQRTRMRAALDRIRARWPSPGVRRFDPFATRAVAILLLIATFIAAGDERGLRLMQAFDWNGAFSGVEVRVDAWIDPPPYTNRPPVVISGAQKTAADAGAISVPAGSNLVVRASGGSLEVNVSGGIATAEDKDDKPKEKLKGKPEGADERRFAITGDGTARVRSPLSLSQWTFTAIPDRAPTIALAKDPERQAHGGLSLSYKLEDDYGVTQAQARIVLRRQDDGSPEKATSPLYDPIEFALGLPSARAKSGVGQTVKDLSGHPFAGADVTLRLVAKDDAGNEGMSEPFDMRLPQRIFNKPLARALIEQRRALASDAGQKPLVMIALEALLIAPQAFTPESGVYLGLHSVADQLARANTREALRGTVDNLWALAVAIEDSNTSDAEKALRAAQDALKQALERGASDEEIRKLTEDLRAALNDYLRQLAQQMQQNPQQATRPLDRNARVMSERDLKAMIDRMEKLSRSGDKEAAQQLLEQLQRMLENLQMAQPGEGDQEMRQALNELSDLARKQQQLRDKTYNEGQNSRTPQGEQQEGEGGMQNLQRDQQALRERLQKLLDDMKQKGMTPSQPGEDGEPGEGNPLGDADSAMGEAGSELGEGRAGSAVDAQGRAIEALKKGAKNMAQQGQDGENGQSNRFGQQSGGEQTDPLGRPLKGRDYSDDQSVKIPGEIDVQRVRRILEELRRRLGDNARPQLELEYIERLLKDY
- the argH gene encoding argininosuccinate lyase; protein product: MSNKMWGGRFGESPDAIMEEINVSIDVDQHLYAQDIAASKAHAAMLAAQGIITASDAKNITNGLDTILSEIKAGRFTFKRALEDIHMNVESRLGELIGPAAGRLHTARSRNDQVATDFRLYVRDAIDSFDADLASLQRALVKRALEHAATVMPGFTHLQTAQPVTFGHHLLAYVEMVGRDRGRFTDARKRLNESPLGAAALAGTSFPIDRRATAAALGFERPMGNSLDAVSDRDFVLETLAACSIAAMHLSRFAEEIVIWTSPLVGLVHLSDKFTTGSSIMPQKRNPDAAELVRAKTGRIIGSLTALLIVMKGLPLAYQKDMQEDKAGAMEAFAALSLAVRAITGMVLDLEPDEARMKVAAGEGYATATDLADWLVRTLKMPFREAHHVTGRIVSKAAEAGVALHKLPLADMQAVEPAITDAVFGVLSVEASVNSRTSFGGTAPENVRGQAKNWLMRLEKEQKST
- the lysA gene encoding diaminopimelate decarboxylase, whose amino-acid sequence is MHHFQYRNGVLHAEDVDIGRLAEQLGTPFYCYSTATLERHYRVFTEAFAGVDTLVCYAMKANSNQSVLRTLARLGAGADVVSGGELMRARAAGIPADKIVFSGVGKTEGELRQALAENILCINVESEPELDLLSRVADETGQVARVSLRLNPDIGAGGHAKISTGKSENKFGIPLSRARGVYARAAKLPGIRLTGVDMHIGSQITDLAPLEAAFALLVDFVRTLRADGHAIDHIDFGGGLGIPYESDLPVPPTPAAYAEVVKRVTRGLDDCRLLFEPGRMIVGNAGILVSRVIYVKHGEGRNFVIIDAAMNDLIRPTLYEAHHDILPVREAAPNDPSLVADVVGPVCETGDYLALGRRLPALAAGDLVAVMSSGAYGAVQAGTYNTRPLVPEVLVKGGDYAVVRPRVDAAQLIALDQIAPWL
- a CDS encoding DUF1428 domain-containing protein codes for the protein MQYVDGFIVPVPKKNLTAYRALARKAGKIWREHGALDYRECVAEDVKMGKQTSFPRSVKRKPNETVVLSWIVYKSRAHRDRVNAKVMKDPRLTGMIDPKALPFDGKRMIYGGFETLVKL